The DNA window TCCCCGCCGGTCGAGAGCACCTGGTAGATACCGTCTTGTAGCTCGAGAATGGAGATGTCGAATGTCCCTCCGCCGAGATCGTAAACGGCGATCTTCCCCGATTTGTTCTCGTTCATGCCATAGGCGAGCGAAGCCGCTGTCGGCTCGTTGAGGATGCGCAGAACCTTCAGTCCCGCAATGGTTCCCGCGTCACGGGTCGCCTGCCGCTGAGAGTCGTTGAAGTACGCCGGCACCGTAATGATGGCTTCCTCGACGGGTTCTCCGAGGTAGTCCTCCGCCGCCGCTTTGAGCTTCTGGAGAACGATCGCCGAGATCTCGGGTGGGCTATAGACCTTGTCATCGACCTGGATGTGTGCGTCACCGTTGGTCGACTCGATGATCTGATAGGGAAGCACTTTCGACGCCGATTGGACCTCGGGTGAGTTGAAGCGCCGCCCCAGCAGTCGCTTGACTCCGTAAATCGTATTCTGTGGATTCGTCAAAGCTTGGCGCTTCGCGATCTGTCCGACGAGGCGCTCACCCTTGCTAGTGAAGGCCACGATCGACGGTGTGGTGCGAGCGCCTTCCTGGTTGGGAATCACCTGCGCCGTGCCACCCTCCATGACGACGATGCAGGAGTTCGTCGTTCCGAGATCGATTCCAACGACCTTGCTCAATTTGGCACTCCTCGGGCGCGACGGTCATGACTGCGCCGAAGACTCAGACTTCTGGTCAAACGATCAGTCAGACTGCCGTACCACCTCATCCTCGCTCTCGACGTCCCCATCCGAGGGCGCCGATTCCGTCCCACTCGAGTGCGCGACACTCACCATGGAAGGGCGAAGCAGACGATCCTTCATACGATAACCTTTTTGAAACACCTCGACGACCGTCCCATCGGGGTAATCGTCGGTCTCGACCCGGCTGACCGCCTCGTGCACATGCGGGTCGAAGGGCTTCTGCTCGCAGTCGATCTCCTCGAGACCGTTTCTCTCCAGGATGTCCTTGAACTGCTTGTGAATTATGGCGATCCCCTGCCGGAGCTGGCTCTCGTTCTCCGTATCCGAGGCGTGGATGGCGCGCTCCAGATTGTCGAGGACGGGCAGGATCTCCTTGACCAGGTCGGAGGAGGCATAGCGGATCACCTCGGCGCGTTCGCGTTCCGTCCGCCGTCGGAAATTCTCGAACTCGGCCTGTTTCCGCTGAGCCAGCTCTCGCATTTCTTGCGCCGTCGTCCGGAGGCGCTCGACTTCGGCGTGCAACCCGTCGCCGGTCGCGGTCTCCTCGGCGGGGGCCGCGCTCGTTCCTGACGAATGCTGCTGTTCTGGCTCCGCCTCCTGCGCGGTCTCGAAATCCGCGTTCAGCGGCTCCAGATCCTGTGGCTTTCTTTTCTTCTTATGTCTCTTTCTGGGCATGCAGCACCATGCGCCGCGCGAACGCGGCGCCTCGTTAATTACGATCCGATACTAGCCCAAAAACGGGACACAGCAACCGATCGAGGAACTCAATGATTCAGCTCTCGTTCTCCGACCTCGGTAATGGCCTGGGACAACGAGCAGGCAACGTAATCAACAACCGAAATGTGACGCGCATAGGCCATGCGCGTCGGGCCCATTATGCCTATCGACCCGAGCTCTTGGTTGCCGTCCGTATACCGGGCGCCGATTAGTGACAGCCCCTCGAGATCGGGCACGCGAGCTTCCGAGCCGATGACGATTTGAAGTCCGTTTCCTTCGAGACATGCGTTCAGAATATTGACCAGCCGCTGGCGTTGCTCGAGCGTCTCGAAGAGCTGCTGGGCCCTCTCGATATTCCGGATGAACTCCGGCTCGGCGAGGATACGCGCCGTTCCTTCGACGTGGACCTCCGAGGTTCGCTGTCCGGCAAATGCCGCCTCGGCGATCGTCAACGCATTCCGCACCAGAACATTCACCACCGCGGCGATCTCCTGCATGCGAAGAACGAGAAGCTCGTGGGCCTCCACGAGCGTGTATCCCCGAAACTGGTCTTCGAGGTAGCGAGCGCACTGCTCGAGATCCTCGCCGCTGAGCTCTTCGGCGATCTCGACCACCCGATTGGAAACCTGTCCCGAAGCCGAAACCAGCACTACCAGAAGGCGTGTCGG is part of the Vicinamibacteria bacterium genome and encodes:
- the grpE gene encoding nucleotide exchange factor GrpE; protein product: MPRKRHKKKRKPQDLEPLNADFETAQEAEPEQQHSSGTSAAPAEETATGDGLHAEVERLRTTAQEMRELAQRKQAEFENFRRRTERERAEVIRYASSDLVKEILPVLDNLERAIHASDTENESQLRQGIAIIHKQFKDILERNGLEEIDCEQKPFDPHVHEAVSRVETDDYPDGTVVEVFQKGYRMKDRLLRPSMVSVAHSSGTESAPSDGDVESEDEVVRQSD
- the hrcA gene encoding heat-inducible transcriptional repressor HrcA, which encodes MDLTALDHRSREILRYTVHLFITTGEPIGSRTLSRVTTQGLSPATIRNIMADLEEMGYLYQPHTSAGRVPTDKGYRFYVGTIMDGDGLGATERKLIYEQMRPAEGGVSELVQRTSRLLSTMTGMVGFVIGPDFRLSVLRHVDFIRLGPTRLLVVLVSASGQVSNRVVEIAEELSGEDLEQCARYLEDQFRGYTLVEAHELLVLRMQEIAAVVNVLVRNALTIAEAAFAGQRTSEVHVEGTARILAEPEFIRNIERAQQLFETLEQRQRLVNILNACLEGNGLQIVIGSEARVPDLEGLSLIGARYTDGNQELGSIGIMGPTRMAYARHISVVDYVACSLSQAITEVGERELNH